One window from the genome of Vidua chalybeata isolate OUT-0048 chromosome 3, bVidCha1 merged haplotype, whole genome shotgun sequence encodes:
- the KLHL31 gene encoding kelch-like protein 31, with translation MAPKKKNVKKNKADINETTIIVEDGPLSKLNGLNGLLEGGNGFSCISSEVSDPSYCPNLLEGLSKMRQENFLCDLTISTKTKSFSVHKVVMASSSEYFHNILKKDPSTQRVDLNDVSPVGLATVITYAYTGKLTLSLYTIGSIISTAIYLQIHTLIKMCCDFLVQEISVENCMYIANIAETYGLKTTKEAAHKFIKDNFIEFSETDQFLKLTFDQINELLADDDLQLPSEIVAFQIAIKWLEFDQKRVKFAANLLSNIRFGTISAQDLVNYVQTVPRMMQDADCHKLLVDAMNYHLLPYHQNTLQSRRTRIRGGFRVLVTVGGRPALTEKSLSRDILYRDPENGWKKLSEMPAKSFNQCVTVMDGFLYVAGGEDQNDARNQAKHAVSNFCRYDPRFNSWIHLANMNQRRTHFSLNVFNGLLFAVGGRNSEGCLSSVECYVPATNQWQMKAPLEVPRCCHASAVVDGQILVTGGYINNAYSGSVCMYDPSKDSWQDKASLSTPRGWHCAVSLLERVYVMGGSQLGGRAERVDVLPVERYSPYTGQWNYVAPLQTGVSTAGASTLNGKIYLVGGWNEIEKKYKKCIQCYNPDLNEWTEEDELPEATVGVSCCTISMPNTKTRESRASSVSSVPVSI, from the exons ATGGCCCCTAAGAAGAAGAATgtgaaaaagaacaaagcagatATCAACGAAACTACTATCATTGTGGAAGATGGCCCCCTCAGTAAACTAAATGGCTTGAATGGACTCTTGGAAGGAGGAAATGGTTTCAGCTGCATCTCATCTGAGGTTTCCGACCCATCATACTGCCCAAACCTCTTGGAAGGTCTAAGCAAAATGAGACAAGAAAATTTCCTTTGTGACTTGACTATCAGTACCAAAACCAAATCATTCAGTGTTCATAAGGTAGTGATGGCTTCAAGCAGTGAATACTTTCACAACATCTTAAAGAAAGATCCATCCACTCAAAGAGTGGATCTCAATGATGTGTCCCCAGTGGGTCTAGCTACTGTCATCACCTATGCTTACACTGGAAAACTTACTCTCTCACTTTACACAATAGGTAGTATTATTTCCACAGCAATTTATTTACAGATTCACACCCTTATAAAGATGTGCTGTGATTTTCTAGTCCAAGAAATCAGTGTTGAGAACTGTATGTACATTGCCAATATTGCAGAAACATACGGACTAAAAACAACCAAGGAAGCAGCCCACAAATTTATTAAAGACAACTTCATTGAATTTTCAGAAACTGATCAGTTCCTAAAACTTACTTTTGATCAGATTAATGAACTTCTTGCAGATGATGACTTACAGTTGCCTTCTGAAATTGTTGCATTCCAGATTGCAATAAAATGGCTGGAATTTGACCAAAAAAGAGTAAAGTTTGCTGCCAACCTCTTAAGTAACATCCGTTTTGGTACCATCTCAGCTCAAGATCTTGTCAATTACGTTCAAACTGTGCCAAGAATGATGCAAGATGCAGACTGCCATAAGCTCCTAGTGGATGCCATGAACTATCACTTGCTTCCCTATCACCAGAATACACTTCAGTCCAGAAGAACAAGGATCCGTGGAGGTTTCAGAGTCTTAGTTACTGTTGGGGGACGCCCTGCTTTAACAGAAAAGTCTCTTAGCAGAGACATCTTATACAGAGATCCTGAAAATGGATGGAAGAAGCTAAGTGAAATGCCTGCTAAAAGTTTTAATCAGTGTGTCACAGTGATGGATGGATTTCTCTATGTGGCTGGTGGGGAAGACCAGAATGATGCCAGGAACCAAGCCAAGCATGCAGTCAGCAATTTCTGCAG ATATGACCCTCGTTTCAACAGCTGGATTCACTTGGCGAACATGAATCAGCGGCGCACCCACTTCAGCCTGAATGTGTTCAATGGCCTCCTCTTCGCAGTGGGAGGCCGCAACTCCGAGGGCTGCCTCTCCTCTGTCGAGTGCTACGTGCCTGCAACTAATCAGTGGCAGATGAAGGCCCCGCTGGAGGTGCCCCGGTGCTGCCATGCCAGCGCAGTGGTGGATGGCCAGATCCTGGTCACGGGAGGTTACATCAATAACGCTTACTCTGGCTCGGTGTGCATGTACGACCCCAGCAAAGATAGCTGGCAGGATAAGGCCAGCCTCAGCACCCCAAGGGGCTGGCACTGCGCGGTGTCCCTACTGGAGAGGGTCTACGTCATGGGTGGGTCTCAGCTTGGGGGGCGAGCGGAAAGGGTTGATGTTCTCCCTGTGGAGCGTTACAGCCCATACACGGGGCAGTGGAATTACGTGGCGCCACTTCAAACCGGAGTTAGCACGGCTGGCGCCTCCACCCTTAACGGGAAAATTTATTTAGTAGGTGGCTGGaatgaaatagagaaaaagtACAAGAAATGCATTCAGTGCTATAACCCCGACCTCAATGAATGGACAGAGGAAGATGAGCTGCCTGAGGCCACTGTGGGCGTATCTTGTTGTACTATATCCATGCCCAACACCAAGACAAGGGAGTCCAGGGCTAGCTCAGTCTCTTCTGTCCCAGTCAGTATCTAA